A part of Drosophila ananassae strain 14024-0371.13 chromosome 2R, ASM1763931v2, whole genome shotgun sequence genomic DNA contains:
- the LOC6507504 gene encoding probable G-protein coupled receptor Mth-like 10 isoform X6: MENNQIIRIDHIIAQSKTSTLKSRIAKHLSFSMPKKIQQNGGSFYCGVTLLGVLCLFFFRLIPGLSFGTYVMAEPPPKEGTHVACKFHDTVNLTGHTRFPNGSYEYEGIIIPEHLVGNYDYVFRSLADRVEVPNHVRGCVCKLKPCLNICCPWGQIYNSGRGECMNDTMDHREWPKPVLNVTFAENITMEVNISQQFAVQSFRPCAKMFSLQPEINDFDAYLIFQNGSMFRVDDKVFIEKNQYCLVPTFVNESDLVYSLNPANCDMADEPSTVKIINSYAMLFSIPFMMLTIAVYLLIPELRNQHGKSLVCYLVGLSVGYTSLCVVQLKKSINPDGITCKSFGYTAYFFFMSAYLWLNVISFDLWHNFRGTRGINRFQEKKRFLFYSLYSWGLALVFLIFTWVAQEHTNWPSNLKPGIGDGVYCWLDMTNWSAMIYFYGPIMVIVVANTVMFIMTAIKIHGVQREMAKIIAGENSTKNLRTEKDKFGLFLRLFLIMGVTWLSELVSFFVGNDKNWSRLFYISDLCNAMQGFLIFMLFVMKKKVKHLITNRFFDIVYSSLPTQWTS; encoded by the exons AAGCTTCAGCATGCCGAAAAAAATACAGCAGAACGGCGGATCCTTCTATTGCGGAGTCACCCTGCTGGGGGTCTTGTGCCTATTCTTCTTCCGCCTCATCCcaggcctcagtttcggaacATACGTGATGGCCGAGCCGCCGCCAAAGGAAGGCACTCATGTGGCGTGCAAGTTCCATGACACCGTCAACCTAACGGGTCACACCCGCTTCCCGAACGGAAGCTACGAGTACGAGGGCATCATTATCCCGGAGCACCTCGTCGGCAACTACGACTACGTATTCAGGTCCCTGGCGGACCGCGTGGAGGTGCCGAACCACGTGAGGGGCTGCGTCTGCAAGCTGAAACCCTGCCTGAACATCTGCTGCCCTTGGGGCCAAATATACAACTCGGGGCGAGGCGAGTGCATGAACGACACCATGGACCACCGAGAGTGGCCCAAGCCGGTGCTCAACGTGACCTTCGCCGAAAACATCACAATGGAGGTGAACATCTCCCAGCAGTTTGCCGTCCAGAGCTTCCGACCCTGCGCCAAGATGTTCTCCCTGCAGCCGGAAATAAACGATTTCGATGCGTACCTGATCTTCCAGAACGGGTCCATGTTCCGCGTGGACGACAAGGTCTTCATAGAGAAGAATCAGTACTGCCTGGTGCCCACGTTTGTGAATGAATCGGATCTGGTGTACAGCCTCAATCCGGCCAACTGTGACATGGCGGACGAGCCCAGCACGGTCAAGATTATTAACTCCTACG CTATGCTGTTTTCTAttcccttcatgatgctgacCATCGCCGTGTACCTGCTGATCCCCGAGCTGCGCAACCAGCACGGCAAGAGCCTCGTCTGCTATCTAGTCGGTCTATCGGTGGGCTACACGTCCCTATGCGTGGTGCAGCTGAAGAAGAGCATCAACCCTGACGGCATCACCTGCAAGTCCTTCGGCTACACGGCCTACTTCTTCTTCATGTCCGCCTACCTCTGGCTGAACGTGATCAGCTTCGATCTGTGGCACAATTTCCGTGGCACGCGTGGCATCAACCGCTTCCAGGAGAAGAAGCGCTTCCTCTTCTACTCGCTGTACTCCTGGGGCCTGGCACTGGTTTTCCTGATCTTCACCTGGGTCGCCCAGGAACACACCAACTGGCCGTCGAATCTGAAGCCGGGAATCGGCGACGGAGTGTACTGCTGGCTGGACATGACGAACTGGTCGGCGATGATTTACTTCTACGGTCCCATCATGGTGATCGTTGTGGCCAACACGGTTATGTTCATTATGACGGCCATCAAGATCCACGGCGTGCAGCGGGAAATGGCGAAGATCATAGCTGGGGAGAACAGCACCAAGAACCTGCGCACCGAGAAGGACAA GTTCGGTCTCTTCCTGCGCCTCTTCCTGATCATGGGCGTCACCTGGCTGTCGGAGCTCGTCTCCTTCTTCGTCGGCAACGACAAGAACTGGTCCAGGCTCTTCTACATCTCGGATCTGTGCAACGCCATGCAGGGCTTCCTAATATTCATGCTGTTCGTTATGAAGAAGAAGGTCAAGCATTTGATCACAAACAG
- the LOC6507504 gene encoding G-protein coupled receptor Mth2 isoform X1 produces the protein MENNQIIRIDHIIAQSKTSTLKSRIAKHLSFSMPKKIQQNGGSFYCGVTLLGVLCLFFFRLIPGLSFGTYVMAEPPPKEGTHVACKFHDTVNLTGHTRFPNGSYEYEGIIIPEHLVGNYDYVFRSLADRVEVPNHVRGCVCKLKPCLNICCPWGQIYNSGRGECMNDTMDHREWPKPVLNVTFAENITMEVNISQQFAVQSFRPCAKMFSLQPEINDFDAYLIFQNGSMFRVDDKVFIEKNQYCLVPTFVNESDLVYSLNPANCDMADEPSTVKIINSYAMLFSIPFMMLTIAVYLLIPELRNQHGKSLVCYLVGLSVGYTSLCVVQLKKSINPDGITCKSFGYTAYFFFMSAYLWLNVISFDLWHNFRGTRGINRFQEKKRFLFYSLYSWGLALVFLIFTWVAQEHTNWPSNLKPGIGDGVYCWLDMTNWSAMIYFYGPIMVIVVANTVMFIMTAIKIHGVQREMAKIIAGENSTKNLRTEKDKFGLFLRLFLIMGVTWLSELVSFFVGNDKNWSRLFYISDLCNAMQGFLIFMLFVMKKKVKHLITNRTIRVRSLRQTESMTLGASTVSMRQRFMDASNQIRKLVVIRNAFSNGSASGIHSHDV, from the exons AAGCTTCAGCATGCCGAAAAAAATACAGCAGAACGGCGGATCCTTCTATTGCGGAGTCACCCTGCTGGGGGTCTTGTGCCTATTCTTCTTCCGCCTCATCCcaggcctcagtttcggaacATACGTGATGGCCGAGCCGCCGCCAAAGGAAGGCACTCATGTGGCGTGCAAGTTCCATGACACCGTCAACCTAACGGGTCACACCCGCTTCCCGAACGGAAGCTACGAGTACGAGGGCATCATTATCCCGGAGCACCTCGTCGGCAACTACGACTACGTATTCAGGTCCCTGGCGGACCGCGTGGAGGTGCCGAACCACGTGAGGGGCTGCGTCTGCAAGCTGAAACCCTGCCTGAACATCTGCTGCCCTTGGGGCCAAATATACAACTCGGGGCGAGGCGAGTGCATGAACGACACCATGGACCACCGAGAGTGGCCCAAGCCGGTGCTCAACGTGACCTTCGCCGAAAACATCACAATGGAGGTGAACATCTCCCAGCAGTTTGCCGTCCAGAGCTTCCGACCCTGCGCCAAGATGTTCTCCCTGCAGCCGGAAATAAACGATTTCGATGCGTACCTGATCTTCCAGAACGGGTCCATGTTCCGCGTGGACGACAAGGTCTTCATAGAGAAGAATCAGTACTGCCTGGTGCCCACGTTTGTGAATGAATCGGATCTGGTGTACAGCCTCAATCCGGCCAACTGTGACATGGCGGACGAGCCCAGCACGGTCAAGATTATTAACTCCTACG CTATGCTGTTTTCTAttcccttcatgatgctgacCATCGCCGTGTACCTGCTGATCCCCGAGCTGCGCAACCAGCACGGCAAGAGCCTCGTCTGCTATCTAGTCGGTCTATCGGTGGGCTACACGTCCCTATGCGTGGTGCAGCTGAAGAAGAGCATCAACCCTGACGGCATCACCTGCAAGTCCTTCGGCTACACGGCCTACTTCTTCTTCATGTCCGCCTACCTCTGGCTGAACGTGATCAGCTTCGATCTGTGGCACAATTTCCGTGGCACGCGTGGCATCAACCGCTTCCAGGAGAAGAAGCGCTTCCTCTTCTACTCGCTGTACTCCTGGGGCCTGGCACTGGTTTTCCTGATCTTCACCTGGGTCGCCCAGGAACACACCAACTGGCCGTCGAATCTGAAGCCGGGAATCGGCGACGGAGTGTACTGCTGGCTGGACATGACGAACTGGTCGGCGATGATTTACTTCTACGGTCCCATCATGGTGATCGTTGTGGCCAACACGGTTATGTTCATTATGACGGCCATCAAGATCCACGGCGTGCAGCGGGAAATGGCGAAGATCATAGCTGGGGAGAACAGCACCAAGAACCTGCGCACCGAGAAGGACAA GTTCGGTCTCTTCCTGCGCCTCTTCCTGATCATGGGCGTCACCTGGCTGTCGGAGCTCGTCTCCTTCTTCGTCGGCAACGACAAGAACTGGTCCAGGCTCTTCTACATCTCGGATCTGTGCAACGCCATGCAGGGCTTCCTAATATTCATGCTGTTCGTTATGAAGAAGAAGGTCAAGCATTTGATCACAAACAG AACAATACGGGTGCGCAGTCTCCGGCAAACTGAGAGCATGACTTTGGGGGCGAGCACGGTCTCCATGCGACAGCGTTTCATGGACGCCTCCAACCAGATCCGAAAGTTGGTGGTCATTCGGAACGCCTTCTCTAATGGCTCCGCCAGCGGCATTCACTCCCACGACGTCTGA
- the LOC6507504 gene encoding probable G-protein coupled receptor Mth-like 10 isoform X5, whose translation MPKKIQQNGGSFYCGVTLLGVLCLFFFRLIPGLSFGTYVMAEPPPKEGTHVACKFHDTVNLTGHTRFPNGSYEYEGIIIPEHLVGNYDYVFRSLADRVEVPNHVRGCVCKLKPCLNICCPWGQIYNSGRGECMNDTMDHREWPKPVLNVTFAENITMEVNISQQFAVQSFRPCAKMFSLQPEINDFDAYLIFQNGSMFRVDDKVFIEKNQYCLVPTFVNESDLVYSLNPANCDMADEPSTVKIINSYAMLFSIPFMMLTIAVYLLIPELRNQHGKSLVCYLVGLSVGYTSLCVVQLKKSINPDGITCKSFGYTAYFFFMSAYLWLNVISFDLWHNFRGTRGINRFQEKKRFLFYSLYSWGLALVFLIFTWVAQEHTNWPSNLKPGIGDGVYCWLDMTNWSAMIYFYGPIMVIVVANTVMFIMTAIKIHGVQREMAKIIAGENSTKNLRTEKDKFGLFLRLFLIMGVTWLSELVSFFVGNDKNWSRLFYISDLCNAMQGFLIFMLFVMKKKVKHLITNRTIRVRSLRQTESMTLGASTVSMRQRFMDASNQIRKLVVIRNAFSNGSASGIHSHDV comes from the exons ATGCCGAAAAAAATACAGCAGAACGGCGGATCCTTCTATTGCGGAGTCACCCTGCTGGGGGTCTTGTGCCTATTCTTCTTCCGCCTCATCCcaggcctcagtttcggaacATACGTGATGGCCGAGCCGCCGCCAAAGGAAGGCACTCATGTGGCGTGCAAGTTCCATGACACCGTCAACCTAACGGGTCACACCCGCTTCCCGAACGGAAGCTACGAGTACGAGGGCATCATTATCCCGGAGCACCTCGTCGGCAACTACGACTACGTATTCAGGTCCCTGGCGGACCGCGTGGAGGTGCCGAACCACGTGAGGGGCTGCGTCTGCAAGCTGAAACCCTGCCTGAACATCTGCTGCCCTTGGGGCCAAATATACAACTCGGGGCGAGGCGAGTGCATGAACGACACCATGGACCACCGAGAGTGGCCCAAGCCGGTGCTCAACGTGACCTTCGCCGAAAACATCACAATGGAGGTGAACATCTCCCAGCAGTTTGCCGTCCAGAGCTTCCGACCCTGCGCCAAGATGTTCTCCCTGCAGCCGGAAATAAACGATTTCGATGCGTACCTGATCTTCCAGAACGGGTCCATGTTCCGCGTGGACGACAAGGTCTTCATAGAGAAGAATCAGTACTGCCTGGTGCCCACGTTTGTGAATGAATCGGATCTGGTGTACAGCCTCAATCCGGCCAACTGTGACATGGCGGACGAGCCCAGCACGGTCAAGATTATTAACTCCTACG CTATGCTGTTTTCTAttcccttcatgatgctgacCATCGCCGTGTACCTGCTGATCCCCGAGCTGCGCAACCAGCACGGCAAGAGCCTCGTCTGCTATCTAGTCGGTCTATCGGTGGGCTACACGTCCCTATGCGTGGTGCAGCTGAAGAAGAGCATCAACCCTGACGGCATCACCTGCAAGTCCTTCGGCTACACGGCCTACTTCTTCTTCATGTCCGCCTACCTCTGGCTGAACGTGATCAGCTTCGATCTGTGGCACAATTTCCGTGGCACGCGTGGCATCAACCGCTTCCAGGAGAAGAAGCGCTTCCTCTTCTACTCGCTGTACTCCTGGGGCCTGGCACTGGTTTTCCTGATCTTCACCTGGGTCGCCCAGGAACACACCAACTGGCCGTCGAATCTGAAGCCGGGAATCGGCGACGGAGTGTACTGCTGGCTGGACATGACGAACTGGTCGGCGATGATTTACTTCTACGGTCCCATCATGGTGATCGTTGTGGCCAACACGGTTATGTTCATTATGACGGCCATCAAGATCCACGGCGTGCAGCGGGAAATGGCGAAGATCATAGCTGGGGAGAACAGCACCAAGAACCTGCGCACCGAGAAGGACAA GTTCGGTCTCTTCCTGCGCCTCTTCCTGATCATGGGCGTCACCTGGCTGTCGGAGCTCGTCTCCTTCTTCGTCGGCAACGACAAGAACTGGTCCAGGCTCTTCTACATCTCGGATCTGTGCAACGCCATGCAGGGCTTCCTAATATTCATGCTGTTCGTTATGAAGAAGAAGGTCAAGCATTTGATCACAAACAG AACAATACGGGTGCGCAGTCTCCGGCAAACTGAGAGCATGACTTTGGGGGCGAGCACGGTCTCCATGCGACAGCGTTTCATGGACGCCTCCAACCAGATCCGAAAGTTGGTGGTCATTCGGAACGCCTTCTCTAATGGCTCCGCCAGCGGCATTCACTCCCACGACGTCTGA